From Saccharomyces paradoxus chromosome IX, complete sequence, one genomic window encodes:
- the MPH1 gene encoding 3'-5' DNA helicase (3'-5' DNA helicase involved in error-free bypass of DNA lesions~similar to YIR002C), producing the protein MASADDYFSDFEDDELDKLYEKAINKSVKETITRRAVPVQKDLHNNVLPGQKTVYEEIQRHVSFGPTHHELDYDALSFYVYPTNYEIRDYQYTIVHKSLFQNTLCAIPTGMGKTFIASTVMLNYFRWTKKAKIIFTAPTRPLVAQQIKACLGITGIPSDQTAILLDKSRKNREEIWANKRVFFATPQVVENDLKRGVLDPKDIVCLVIDEAHRATGSYAYTNVVKFIDRFNSSYRLLALTATPASDLEGVQEVVNNLDISKIEIRTEESMDIVKYMKKRKKEKIEVPLLLEIEDIIEQLGIAVKPVLQQAVELGIYEECDPSQINAFKAMQQSQKIIANPTIPEGIKWRNFFILQLLNNVGQMLKRLKIYGIRTFFNYFQNKCTEFTTKYNLKKSTNKIAAEFYYHPILKNIKKQCENYLSDPKFVGHGKLQCVRDELMEFFQERGSDSRVIIFTELRESALEIVKFIDSVADNRIRPHIFIGQARAKEGFDEVKYTRKHAPKGRKKMERLKRQEEEEFLEAERTKKVENDKLERSARRTGSSEEAQVSGMNQKMQKEVIHNFKKGEYNVLVCTSIGEEGLDIGEVDLIICYDTTSSPIKNIQRMGRTGRKRDGKIVLLFSSNESYKFERAMEDYSTLQALISKQCIDYKKSDRIIPEDIIPECRETLITINDENEVINEMEDVDEVIRYATQCMMGKKVKPKKTIVRKKKVQENKMTKKFFMPDNVETSIVSASSLLNKFLVNESGGKQLVTKNENPIKRQKIFKALDNLENDSTEEVSSSLETEDEEISDNNDVLIANGRNGRQKELEAVIDPIEENLGQRKPLPNFQHPSMAIFVNDCSFPAKIEENMEDIRENQHSFEKGKKCIDDKKNLVLTVDDRDLFRRHYMPEGVSFDVEPNLVQYTKGVKVPHCQKVTEIISLFDEERNDNKKRIIDMNYTKCLARSLLRDTQKLWKNNDKNQVDNSVNHDSSQSLILSNAELDDILGSDSDF; encoded by the coding sequence ATGGCTAGTGCAGATGATTACTTTagtgattttgaagatgacgaaCTGGATAAACTGTATGAAAAGGCTATCAACAAATCGGTCAAAGAAACTATAACGAGACGCGCTGTACCGGTTCAAAAAGATCTCCATAATAACGTTTTACCTGGGCAGAAAACTGTGTACgaagaaattcaaagacaTGTCAGTTTCGGGCCTACGCATCATGAGCTGGATTACGATGCTTTATCGTTCTACGTGTACCCTACAAATTACGAGATAAGGGATTATCAGTATACAATTGTTCATAAAtctttgtttcaaaatacATTATGCGCCATCCCTACGGGTATGGGTAAAACGTTCATTGCCAGTACTGTAATGTTAAATTATTTTCGTTGGACCAAAAAAGCTAAAATAATCTTCACTGCTCCTACTAGGCCTTTGGTGGCCCAGCAAATTAAGGCATGCTTAGGTATAACAGGAATACCTTCGGATCAAACTGCTATCTTACTCGATAAGAGTAGGAAAAAtagagaagaaatttgGGCTAATAAGAGAGTTTTCTTTGCCACACCGCAAGTGGTGGAGAATGATTTGAAGAGAGGTGTTTTGGATCCTAAGGATATTGTGTGTCTTGTCATTGACGAAGCTCACAGGGCTACTGGCTCCTACGCGTATACAAATGTGGTAAAATTCATAGACAGGTTTAATTCATCATACAGATTATTAGCATTGACTGCTACACCGGCTTCTGACTTGGAGGGTGTCCAAGAAGTGGTTAATAATTTGgatatttccaaaatcGAAATTAGAACTGAAGAAAGTATGGATATCGTGAAAtatatgaagaaaagaaaaaaggaaaaaattgaagtaCCTCTTTTGTTAGAAATTGAAGACATAATCGAACAATTAGGTATAGCTGTCAAGCCTGTGCTTCAACAGGCTGTAGAATTGGGTATATATGAGGAATGTGATCCTTCACAAATAAACGCCTTCAAAGCAATGCAACAAAGCCAAAAAATCATCGCTAACCCCACTATACCTGAAGGAATTAAGTGGcggaatttttttattttacagCTATTGAATAATGTGGGACAAATGCtgaaaagattgaaaatttaTGGAATAAGGACATTTTTTAATTACTTTCAGAATAAATGTACAGAATTCACTACGAAATATAATCTTAAAAAATCTACTAATAAAATTGCAGCTGAGTTTTATTACCAtccaattttgaaaaatattaaaaagcAATGTGAAAATTATTTAAGTGATCCGAAATTTGTCGGTCATGGGAAACTACAATGTGTAAGAGATGAACTaatggaattttttcaagaaaggGGTTCTGACTCGAGggttattatttttacaGAACTTAGAGAAAGCGCACTTGAAATTGTGAAATTCATAGACTCGGTAGCCGACAATCGAATCAGGCctcatatttttattggacAAGCTCGTGCAAAAGAAGGTTTTGATGAAGTCAAATACACAAGAAAACATGCGCCAAAGggaaggaagaagatggAGAGATTGAAAAGgcaagaggaagaggaattTTTGGAAGCTGAACGAACTAAAAAAgtggaaaatgataaaCTTGAAAGAAGTGCCAGAAGAACGGGGAGCTCTGAGGAGGCACAGGTTAGCGGAATGAAccaaaaaatgcaaaaagaGGTTATCCATAACTTCAAAAAGGGTGAATATAATGTTCTAGTTTGTACATCTATTGGAGAAGAAGGTTTGGATATTGGGGAAGTTGATTTAATAATCTGCTATGACACTACAAGTAGCCCAATCAAAAATATCCAGCGTATGGGTAGAACAGGTAGAAAGCGGGATGGTAAAATAGTATTACTGTTTAGTAGTAATGAATCATACAAATTTGAGCGAGCTATGGAAGACTATTCAACTCTTCAAGCGCTTATATCCAAACAATGCATTGACTACAAAAAATCGGACCGAATAATCCCTGAAGACATTATTCCAGAGTGTCGCGAGACGTTGATCACGattaatgatgaaaacgAAGTAATCAATGAAATGGAAGATGTTGACGAAGTTATTCGTTATGCCACCCAGTGTATGATGGGCAAAAAAGtaaagccaaaaaaaaccatagtaaggaaaaagaaagttcaggaaaataaaatgacGAAGAAGTTTTTTATGCCCGATAATGTTGAAACCAGTATTGTTAGTGCAAGTAGTTTACTTAATAAGTTCTTGGTGAATGAAAGTGGTGGGAAACAACTGgtaacaaaaaatgaaaacccTATCAAGAggcagaaaatttttaaagcTTTGGATAATCTGGAAAATGATTCAACTGAGgaagtttcttcttcattagaaactgaagatgaggaaatcagcgataataatgatgtCCTTATTGCGAATGGACGGAATGGACGCCAAAAAGAACTGGAGGCTGTCATTGACCCTATTGAGGAGAATCTTGGCCAGCGAAAGCCACTTCCTAATTTTCAACACCCTAGCATGGCTATATTTGTGAATGATTGTAGTTTTCCAGCTAAAATCGAGGAAAATATGGAAGACATCCGAGAAAACCAACAcagttttgaaaagggaaagaaGTGCATTGATGACAAGAAAAACCTGGTATTAACAGTAGACGACAGAGATCTATTCAGAAGGCATTATATGCCAGAGGGGGTTTCCTTTGATGTTGAGCCTAATCTTGTACAATACACCAAAGGTGTAAAAGTTCCACACTGTCAAAAGGTTACAGAAATCATCTCATTGTTTGACGAAGAGAGGAATGATAATAAGAAGAGAATAATTGATATGAACTATACCAAATGTTTGGCGAGAAGCCTGTTACGGGACACACAAAAACTCTGGAAAAATAACGACAAAAACCAAGTGGATAATAGCGTCAACCACGATTCATCCCAATCTTTGATCTTGTCGAACGCAGAACTAGACGACATACTGGGCTCAGATTCAGATTTTTGA